The proteins below are encoded in one region of Mangifera indica cultivar Alphonso chromosome 7, CATAS_Mindica_2.1, whole genome shotgun sequence:
- the LOC123220793 gene encoding 60S ribosomal protein L2, mitochondrial-like, whose product MAFCRFRSASSLISKFLPPSNTLYSFSSETESVKEKIMNHMAHLDINSQIRSCMSLAAMRIGTIIHNIEVNPGQGGKLVRSAGTLTKILKDPTRRYCLVRLPSGDEKLSDTKCQATIGSVSNPSHKTKKLRKAGKSRWLG is encoded by the exons ATGGCGTTTTGCAGATTTCGCTCAGCTTCTTCTCTCATCTCCAAGTTTCTTCCTCCCTCCAACACTCTCTACTCTTTCTCCTCAG aAACCGAATcagtgaaagagaaaataatgaatcaTATGGCCCACCTCGATATAAACTCTCAAATTAGAAGTTGTATGTCACTCGCTGCAATGCGAATCGGTACAATTATTCACAACATTGAGGTTAACCCAGGTCAAGGGGGGAAGCTAGTTCGCTCGGCGGGCACTTTAACCAAGATTTTGAAGGACCCCACTAGAAGGTACTGTTTGGTGAGGTTGCCTTCGGGGGATGAGAAATTGAGTGATACAAAGTGCCAGGCTACGATTGGTTCAGTGTCAAACCCGAGTCATAAAACGAAGAAGCTTAGGAAGGCAGGGAAGAGCAGGTGGCTGGGGTAA
- the LOC123220995 gene encoding protein misato homolog 1-like isoform X1 produces METEHERKGENFEMEGGILESEEGFRKQAIMREIVTIQVGGFANFIGSHFWNFQDELLGLASDPEGDSVFKNQCLNMDVLYRTGETHQGILTYTPRLVSVDFQGSLGSVSSRGTLYNEASPSDVVTWKGSVSTQVSEPRKKNLFLQSLYEEEQENLTLVNATKDKRNDFQRESEDKDIVECLDNGVQYWTDFSKVHYHPQSLYELSGLWMDVQEFDNYGIGRDTSSGSFREGICERLRFFVGECDHVQGFQFIVDDSGGFSAVAADFLENIADEYTNTPVLLYAARSPTSYTNLRSRKQTVFRDLHDSVSFSRLVPYCKLIVPVGLPSLSTSKATTFLRIEYEKPYHCSAVYAAGSSYLICPSYYVWICKIFI; encoded by the exons GCAATCATGAGAGAAATCGTGACAATCCAAGTGGGAGGTTTTGCTAACTTCATCGGCTCTCATTTCTGGAACTTCCAG gATGAGTTACTTGGGCTGGCTTCTGACCCTGAAGGGGATTCAGTCTTCAAAAATCAGTGTCTGAATATGGACGTGCTCTACCGCACTGGCGAGACTCATCAG GGGATTCTTACATATACTCCTCGCCTGGTTTCGGTTGACTTTCAAG GATCCCTTGGATCAGTCAGTTCACGTGGTACATTGTACAATGAGGCTTCCCCCTCAGATGTCGTGACATg GAAGGGTAGTGTTTCCACTCAAGTGTCTGAGCCTCGTAAGAAGAATCTGTTCTTACAAAGTTTGTATGAGGAAGAGCAGGAAAACCTCACACTGGTGAATGCTACCAAGGATAAGAGGAATGATTTTCAAAGAGAAAGTGAGGATAAGGATATAGTTGAATGCTTAGATAATGGTGTCCAATATTGGACAGACTTCTCAAAAGTCCACTATCATCCTCAGAGTCTCTATGAATTAAGTGGATTATGGATGGATGTTCAGGAATTTGACAATTATGGAATTGGAAGGGATACTTCCTCTGGAAGTTTTCGAGAAGGCATATGTGAAAGGCTTCGCTTTTTTGTTGGAGAGTGTGACCATGTCCAG GGTTTTCAATTTATTGTTGATGACTCTGGAGGTTTTTCAGCTGTAGCTGCTGACTTTTTGGAGAATATTGCTGATGAGTACACTAACACTCCAGTGTTGCTCTATGCTGCCCGCAGTCCCACTTCTTATACGAATCTTAGAAGCAGGAAGCAAACAGTGTTCAGGGACCTTCATGATTCAGTTTCATTTTCAAGATTAGTGCCCTACTGCAAATTGATTGTGCCAGTTGGTTTACCCTCCTTGAGTACAA GTAAAGCTACGACATTCCTTCGTATTGAATATGAGAAGCCTTACCACTGTAGTGCAGTTTATGCTGCAGGCAGCTCTTATTTAATCTGCCCCTCATACTACGTCTGgatttgtaaaatatttatttag
- the LOC123220798 gene encoding 60S ribosomal protein L2, mitochondrial-like yields the protein MALCRFRLASSLIFKFFPPSNTLCSFSSEIQSVKEKIMNYMAHLDINSEIGSCMPLAAMRINTIIHNIEVNPGQGGKLVRSVGILAKILKDPTGRYFLVRLLSGDEKLIDTTCRATIGLVSNPSHETKKLRKARQSMWLRGRPVVKGVAMNLVDHPYERGEGRSKNSGSHGRTSLTPWGKPCKSSYKTASPKKRK from the exons ATGGCGCTCTGTAGATTTCGCTTAGCTTCTTCTCTCATCTTCAAGTTTTTTCCTCCCTCCAACACTCTCTGCTCTTTCTCCTCAg AAATCCAATcagtgaaagagaaaataatgaattatatggCCCACCTCGACATAAACTCAGAAATTGGAAGTTGTATGCCACTCGCCGCAATGCGAATCAACACAATTATTCACAACATTGAAGTCAACCCAGGTCAAGGGGGGAAACTGGTTCGCTCAGTGGGCATTTTAGCCAAGATTTTGAAGGACCCCACTGGAAGGTACTTTTTGGTGAGGCTGCTTTCGGGGGATGAGAAATTGATTGATACTACGTGCCGAGCTACGATTGGTTTAGTGTCAAACCCGAGCCATGAGACGAAGAAGCTTAGGAAGGCTCGACAGAGCATGTGGCTCAGGGGAAGACCAGTGGTTAAAGGAGTGGCAATGAATCTAGTTGATCATCCTTATGAAAGAGGTGAGGGAAGAAGCAAGAATAGTGGTAGTCATGGAAGGACTTCGCTTACGCCATGGGGAAAGCCTTGTAAGTCTAGTTACAAGACTGCTTCTCCTAAGAAGAGAAAGTAA
- the LOC123220995 gene encoding protein misato homolog 1-like isoform X2, with protein sequence METEHERKGENFEMEGGILESEEGFRKQAIMREIVTIQVGGFANFIGSHFWNFQDELLGLASDPEGDSVFKNQCLNMDVLYRTGETHQGILTYTPRLVSVDFQGSLGSVSSRGTLYNEASPSDVVTWKGSVSTQVSEPRKKNLFLQSLYEEEQENLTLVNATKDKRNDFQRESEDKDIVECLDNGVQYWTDFSKVHYHPQSLYELSGLWMDVQEFDNYGIGRDTSSGSFREGICERLRFFVGECDHVQGFQFIVDDSGGFSAVAADFLENIADEYTNTPVLLYAARSPTSYTNLRSRKQTVFRDLHDSVSFSRLVPYCKLIVPVGLPSLSTSEQ encoded by the exons GCAATCATGAGAGAAATCGTGACAATCCAAGTGGGAGGTTTTGCTAACTTCATCGGCTCTCATTTCTGGAACTTCCAG gATGAGTTACTTGGGCTGGCTTCTGACCCTGAAGGGGATTCAGTCTTCAAAAATCAGTGTCTGAATATGGACGTGCTCTACCGCACTGGCGAGACTCATCAG GGGATTCTTACATATACTCCTCGCCTGGTTTCGGTTGACTTTCAAG GATCCCTTGGATCAGTCAGTTCACGTGGTACATTGTACAATGAGGCTTCCCCCTCAGATGTCGTGACATg GAAGGGTAGTGTTTCCACTCAAGTGTCTGAGCCTCGTAAGAAGAATCTGTTCTTACAAAGTTTGTATGAGGAAGAGCAGGAAAACCTCACACTGGTGAATGCTACCAAGGATAAGAGGAATGATTTTCAAAGAGAAAGTGAGGATAAGGATATAGTTGAATGCTTAGATAATGGTGTCCAATATTGGACAGACTTCTCAAAAGTCCACTATCATCCTCAGAGTCTCTATGAATTAAGTGGATTATGGATGGATGTTCAGGAATTTGACAATTATGGAATTGGAAGGGATACTTCCTCTGGAAGTTTTCGAGAAGGCATATGTGAAAGGCTTCGCTTTTTTGTTGGAGAGTGTGACCATGTCCAG GGTTTTCAATTTATTGTTGATGACTCTGGAGGTTTTTCAGCTGTAGCTGCTGACTTTTTGGAGAATATTGCTGATGAGTACACTAACACTCCAGTGTTGCTCTATGCTGCCCGCAGTCCCACTTCTTATACGAATCTTAGAAGCAGGAAGCAAACAGTGTTCAGGGACCTTCATGATTCAGTTTCATTTTCAAGATTAGTGCCCTACTGCAAATTGATTGTGCCAGTTGGTTTACCCTCCTTGAGTACAAGTGAGCAGTAA
- the LOC123220794 gene encoding 60S ribosomal protein L2, mitochondrial-like, which produces MAHLDINSQIGSCMPLAAIRINKIIHNIEVNPGQGGKLVRSAGTSAKILKDPIGRYFLVRLPSGDEKLIDTKCRAMIGLVSNPSHKTKKLRKARQSMWLKGRPVVRGVAMNLVDHPYEGGEGRSKSSGSPGRTSLTPWGNPCKSSYKTTSPKKRK; this is translated from the coding sequence atggCCCACCTCGACATAAACTCACAAATTGGAAGTTGTATGCCACTCGCCGCAATAcgaatcaacaaaattattcaCAACATTGAGGTCAACCCAGGTCAAGGGGGGAAACTGGTTCGCTCGGCGGGCACTTCAGCCAAGATTTTGAAAGACCCCATTGGAAGGTACTTTTTGGTGAGGCTGCCTTCGGGGGATGAGAAATTAATTGATACTAAGTGTCGAGCTATGATTGGTTTAGTGTCAAACCCGAGTCATAAGACGAAGAAGCTTAGGAAGGCTCGACAGAGCATGTGGCTCAAGGGAAGACCAGTGGTTAGAGGAGTGGCAATGAATCTAGTTGATCATCCTTATGAAGGAGGTGAGGGAAGAAGTAAGAGTAGTGGTAGTCCTGGAAGGACTTCGCTTACGCCATGGGGAAACCCTTGCAAGTCTAGTTACAAGACTACTTCTCCTAAGAAGAGAAAGTAA